The region AGTTATCCGGCTTTGTATTTATCCGGTTTTCAACCAATCAGTACGTTGAAAGGAAGTTTTCGCGTTGGCCGGTTCGCTTCTATTCCCCGTCAGGTGCTGGTCGTCGTGCAGTTTACTGTGTCGGTGACGTTGATAATCGGTACTGTCATGGTGTTTCGGCAGATTCAGTTTGCGAAAAACCGGCCCATTGGCTACAGCCGAACTGGGCTGTTGTATATACCGACAACCACGCCCGACATACACATGCATTATAATGCGTTCCGCGCGGAACTGATTCAAACGGGTGCGGTAACGGAAATAGCTGAGTCAGAAAGCCCATTAATCAGTATCTGGAATTTTAACGGCGGTTTTGACTGGGACGGCAAAGACCCGGATCAGCAGCCCGACTTCGCCGTTATTGGGGTTACGCATGAATTTGGAAAAACAGTAGGCTGGCAATTTAAGGCAGGGCGGGATTTCTCAAGCGCCTTTGGAACCGACTCGGCCGCTATGGTCATCAACGAAGCGGCCGTTAAATTTATGGGAATCAAGAATCCCATTGGCAAAATCATTCGGGAAGGCGATCTACGCTATAAGATAATTGGGGTTGTCAAGGATATGGTGATGGAGTCGCCCTACGAACCCGCCCCGCAAACTCTCTTTTACATGACCAATTTCCCCAGTAACTTTGTTAATATTCGGCTCAATCCAGCTATGGGCGCCCCTGAGGCTTTGGATAAGATCAAGACCGTTTTTCAGAAATACAGCCCAGCCTCGCCTTTCGACTACAAATTTGCTGATGCTGAATACGACAAAAAGTTTGCTGCCGAAGATCGCATTGGTACGCTGGCGTTGTTCTTTGCCGTGCTGGCTATTTTCATCTCCTGCCTGGGTTTGTTTGGTCTGGCATCGTTCATTGCCGAGCAACGTACCAAGGAAATTGGCATCCGTAAAGTACTGGGCGCATCGGTTCTTGGTTTGTGGGGATTGCTTTCCCGAGATTTTGTCGTGTTGGTGTTGATTGCCTTTGGCATCGCCACACCCATCGCGTATTATGTTATAACGAGCTGGCTTCAGGAGTATGCGTATCGCACCGAGTTGTCATGGTGGATTTTTGCCCTGTCGGGTGCCGGGGCGCTGGCCGTTACCCTACTGACAGTGAGCTTCCAAAGCATCAAAGCTGCGTTGATGAATCCAGTGAAGAGTTTGCGAAGTGAATGAAATAAATAAGGCCATGCAGAACATAAGAAGATTACGTTCTGTCAGTCGTAATCTTGTGGCAGATCGAATAAAATCCAAATCAACCCGACATATGCCATCAGCCAAAGCCACCCTGAAAAATGCCTGGCCTTATCAGCAGGACCGAATGAATTTGCCCGTTGCCAATCTGGAAAGCGCATTACCGTTCTACGAAACCATCCTCGGTTTTGGGGTACTTTCCCGCAGCGAGACGCCCCACCGCTCGGCGGTGCTCGAACGCGACGGTATTCAGATCGGTCTGTCTGAAAACGGGGGCGACCCGCAGCAGGACGGTTGTTTTTTCGAGGTCAGTGATGTCGAAATGATGTTGGCAGAATTAAAGGCAACAGGCTTTGACAATGTAACGCCTGACTTCAAGCAACAACAATATGGCGATGTTCGCTGGAAGGTCCTGTTCGTCGTCGCCCCCGACGAGTTATGCTACAGCTTCGGCGAACGGCAGAACTGATTGTAGTACTGTCTGGGCCAAGCACTGGCTTGGCCCAGACAGTTACTCGCTCCGTAAACTTTTTACTGGATTGATCAACGCGGCTTTGATGCTCTGGTAGCTCACCGTGAGCAACGTAATGACCAATGCCCCTGCACCCGTTACAGCGAAAATCCACCAGGATATATCGGTTCTGTATTCATATTTCTGGAGCCAGTTGTTCAGGAAATAGTAGGCGAAGGGTGTAGCGATACCAAAGCCAATAGCGACCAGCAGTACAAAATCTTTCGAGAGTAAGCTCCATAAACTGAAAACCGACGCGCCCAGCACTTTCCGAACACCAATCTCTTTGGTGCGCTGTTCGGCTACAAAAGAGGCCAGCCCAAATATGCCCAGGCAACTGATAAAGACGGCGAGTAGCGCGAAGACCGAAGCGAGTTTACCGATCCGTTCTTCGGTGGCAAATTTCAGCGCGTATTGCTGATCGGTGAATTTATAATCGAACGGACTGCCAGGGTTGAATTTGCGAAATATGGTTTCAATTTTAGCCAGCGATTCCGACGCGCTCTGCGCTGGATTCAGTTTGATGTTGATGACATTCGCCCAGCCATAATCCAGTATAAAAACCGTCTGATAAACCGGTTCAAACGGCGATCCCATCACCATGTCTTTGACAACACCCAGCACCCGCATGGGCTTGCCATTCCATTTGACGATCATGCCCACCGGCGAGCCGGCTTTCAGGTTCATGTACTTCGCTGCCGTTTCGTTCATAACGAGTGCGGCTGAATCGGTGGAGAAAGCCCGGGAAAAATCGCGGCCCTCTTTGAACTGCCAGCCAACTGTTTTGCCGAAGTCGTGGGTTACGGCAATTGTCCCGAATTGTACCTTGAAATTCGGGTCTTTCCCTTCCCACTCAAACCCGCCATTGCGTGAGCTTAAATCCGTTGCGGGCGTCGATGAGGTAGACATGTCTACTACAGCACCGGTTCGAAGTAATTCCTCCCGGAGGGCGTTATAATGGTCGTGCAACTCGGGCGTGTTCATCGTGATGGTAATTAGCCCATTGCGGTCGTAGCCAATAGGACGGTTTTTTGCATACTGAATCTGGCGAAAAACCAGAATCGTCCCAATGATGAGCGTAACTGATACCGTGAACTGGACAACCACCAACACCTGCCGGGGAACACTGGCAAAACGACCTACCCGAAAGGTGCCTTTCAGGACTTTTATAGGCTGAAAAGAAGACAGGTAAAGCGCCGGGTAACTACCCGCAACAAGGCCCGTAAACAGACTGAATCCGATACCCGAAATCCAGAACATGGGGCTATTCCACAAGATGCCTACTTGTTTGTCGGCTACTTCATTGAACAGGGGAAGGGCAAGGATTACCAGAAGCAGCGATAGCATAAACGCAAACGCAGCAACCAGCAGTGATTCACTGAAAAACTGACTGATGAGTTGTGAGCGTACCGACCCCACCGCTTTCCGGATACCCACTTCTTTGGCGCGTTTTTCGGAACGAGCCGTGCTTAGGTTCATGAAGTTGATGCAGGCGAGTAGTAGTACAAAGAGGCCAATAATACCGAAGAGCCAGACATACTGAATGCGCCCTTCCAGATTCCCCTGTTTATCCCAGCCGGTGTATAAATGCCAGCGGCTCATGGGTTGTAAAAATACTTCCGCTTTGTAAGGAGCCGTTTCTGGAACATGCTTCACCCGAAGCCCTTTAATTTTGGCATTAACGGCATTGAACGTAGCGTTAGGCGCAATCTGAGCCAGTATTTGCCAGGAGTTATTATTCCATTCTACGTTGTCCTGCGCCTGCTTTACCCATGACTCCGACGATACATATAAATCCCAGGGAGCGATAAAGGTCATGTCTCTGAACTCGGTATTATAAGGCAGGTCTTCGTACACACCCGTTACCTTGACATTCAGCCTGTTGTCGATCTTTACAAGTTTTCCCAGCGGGTCATCACTCCCGAAAAGGGCCTGAGAAACGGACGCCGACAGCATAATGGACGCCGGGTCTTTTAGGCCCGCTCGTGTGCCCCGCAGCATCTTCAGGGTAAACATGTCCGGTGCTTCCGGACTGAGATAACTTCCCTGTTTGGTGAATTTTTTGTCGCCATAAGCCAAAATATGCTCCTTATTCCAGGACGACATAACGACGTAGGTGAAGTCGTCGGCGAAGTCAGTGCGTAATTCATTGCCTAGCGGTAGGGGCATATAGCTGCCTGCGCCGAACACGCCTTCAAATGTGGCGCTTTGCATGACCCTGCCAATACGGTTGTAGTTCTGGTGGTATTTGTCGAAGGAAAGCTCATCATAAATCCACAACCCGATCAGCATAGCAACGGCCATACCTACGGCCAGCCCGCCAATGTTAATGGCTGAATACGCCTTGTTCTTAACAAGATTTCTGAGGGCGATTTTGAGATAGTTGCGTAGCATAGTCGTAGTTGTTGGAGAAGGGTATCGTTGAGGTTTTCGTCTGATGATTGAAGGCCTTACATAAGGCAGTACTTCCCGCCAGTAGCGTCGTCGGGCGTTGGCCTCCCCCAGTCGCTGCACCCGTAAGGCGTGGCGTTCGTGGAGGTCACCCAGCACTTCTTCCCGCAGGTGCGGGGCCACCAGGTACGTCAGCAGCCGGTCTAGCCAGCGGGGTGGAGGGGGGGCGTTACGTTTCATACTTACTCGCTTCGTAAGCTCTTGACGGGGTTCATCAGCGCGGCTTTCACGCTCTGGAAACTGACCGTAAGCAGGGTCAGCAGGACCATTAGTAGCCCAGTAAGGGCAAACACCCACCACTGAATGGTGATGTGGAAGGCAAAATGCTGGAGCCACTGACTCATTGCGTACCAGGCAACGGGAAGCGCCAGCACGATGGCGATCAGTACCAGCTTCAGGAAATCTTTAGAGAGCAGGGCCACGACACTCATTGTGGTTGCACCCAACACTTTGCGCACGCCGATTTCTTTGGTTCGCTGTTCGGCCGTAAAGGTGGCTAATCCATACAATCCCAGGCAGGCGATCAGGATTGCCAGTAGCGTAGCCGTTTCAATGAGTTGAGCTGTGCGGGTTTCGGCTTTATATGCCTTCGCCAGCGTATCGTCCAGAAAACTGTAATCGAAAAGCTGATCGGGGTACGTGGTTTTCCAGGCCGTTTCAATCTGGGCCAACACAATTTGCATGGCTTCAATGGTGGGCGATTCGGTTTGTAGCTTGATACCAGCCTGGTAAAAGTTATTAGGCACTACCTGAATCAGAGTCGGGTCGATCTGCTGGTGCAACGAGTTGACGTTGAAGTTTCTGGTAACACCAACAATGGTGGCAAACTCCTTCCCATCGCCGTAATATACACGTTGCCCGATGGCTTCGTTTGGTTGGCTGAAACCCATACGGCTCACGAAAACTTCGTTGGCAATCACTTTAAACGCCCCAGCCGTGGTATCGCTGTCACGGAGTTTCTCGCCCGCCAGCAACTGAATGCCATAGGTATCGAGGTAATGCGAATCGCCCATTTTAAGCTGCGTTTTAATAGGGGTAACTGCTACGCCCCGGCGGTATTGCATGCCCTGCATCCAGTTACTTTCGGCTGAGGCACTGTTGAACGAGAAACTGATGTCTTTAATCTGTGCTGAGGTTGCCAGCTGATTCCGAAGTGCCTGTAACTTGTCGGGCCGGTTGTTGGGTAGGCCTACCACGACAATGCCCGCTTTATTGAAGCCCAGATCCGCATTCCGGAAGAGGGTAAGCTGCTGGTTGATGAGCAGGGCGCAGCTGATCAGGATGAGCGATACCGTAAACTGAACCACGACCAGGCCCTGCCGTACCGTAAACCATTGCCGTTTTGGGGTCAGCACGTTGTTGGCCAACGCCCAGATCGGGGCCATGTTCGATAGCCGGTAGGCGGGGTACGTTCCTGCGAGCAGGGTGGTGAGACACGCCAGTAAGAGCATAAACAGGCCCGTTGGCAAGGTGAGCAGATCAGCAGCAGAAAGCGGCAAACCCAGCGTATTGGACACGGTCGGCAGCGTCAGCCAGGTTAGCAGGATGACCAGCAGCACAGCCAGCCCGGTAATCAGCCCGGCTTCGGTTAGAAACTGGTACATCAGCGACCGGCGGTTGCTGCCCACAGCCTTGCGGATGCCCACCTCTTTGGCCCGTTTAAACGCCTGCGCTGTAGCCAGATTGATGAAGTTAAAGCAGGCGATCAGCAAGACAAACAAACCAATTACCGACAGCGTCCGAAGCATGGTGACGTTTGCGGTACGGCCGCTGAAGTTATCACCGTAGTGCAGATCGGACAATGCCGTAAGGGCGAACCGCTGATGCAGCGCGGCCTCCCTGTCTTTGTATTTGGTGAGGATAGCCGCCGACCGACCCATAACCTCCTGTGGCATAGCACCCGGTTTCAAAAGGGCATATACCTGAAAATTGTCGCCAAATCCATCCCAGGCATATCGGTCATAATCGGGCTTAATCCTTTTCAGGGTAGGGAACGAAACCAGCACATCAAGCGGGAAGTTAGTCGTTGTGGGGTGGTTGGCCAGTACACCCGTGACGAGCAGGTCCTGTGTGTTGGCAAAGCGAACGGTTTTCCCCACCGCGTCGGCCGTACCGAACAGTTTCTCTGCGTAGGCCTTGGTTAGAACCACCGTGTTGGGCTGCGTCAGGGCCGTTTTGGGGTCTCCGGCAATCCATGTACGGTCTAACAAGCGAAAAAAGCCGTTGTCGACAAAATAGGCTGTTTCCTTGAACTGCGTATTGGTGCCGGCTGCACCCAGCAGTGCGTCCCACTCCCGCCAGATTGGCACCACCCTTTCGATCTCGGGCACTTCATTGCGCAGCACATCGGGCAGCGACGTGAACGTTCCTGAATGAACCACATGCTCATCTATATTTTCGGTACTGACCCGATACACCCGAGCGCCGTTAGCGTGGTTCAGATCGTAGGACGTTTCGTGTCTGACAGCCAGAAAAATCAAGACAGTACAGGTCATCCCCACGGCCAACCCGGTAATGTTGATGAACGAATAGCCTCTGTTTTTAGACAGGCTTCTGAATGCGATTTTAAGGTAGTTCCCTAGCATGGCTCGCGGGTTTGTTGGGTGAGAATAATGATCGATATGCTGGTGGTACGGCGTGTCAGCCACAGGTTGTCGTCTGATGATTGAAAGCCTTACATAAGGCAGTACTTCCCGCCAGTAGCGTCGTCGGGCGTTGGCCTCCCCCAGTCGCTGCACCCGTAAGGCGTGGCGTTCGTGGAGGTCACCCAGCACTTCTTCCCGCAGGTGCGGGGCCACCAGCCAGTTGAGCATGCGGTCGGCCAGTCGTGGCGCGGTGCCACGTTTTGGGTGTTTCATAGTCGTTGTGGGAGCAGGTCAGCCCATACCGCTTTATTCGCTTTTCAAACTCTTTACCGGATTCAGCAAGGCGGCTTTGATGCTCTGGTAGCTCACTGTGAGCAACGTAACGGTCAAAGATCCCAAACCCGTTAGGGCGAAAATCCACCACGACATTTCTGTTCGGTATTCGTACCGCTGTAGCCAGTTGGAAAGCAGGTAATATGCTAGCGTCGACGCTATGATAAAGGCGATGCCAACCAGATAGACAAATTCCTTCGAGAGCAATCCCCATACATTCAGCACGGATGCACCCAGCACTTTACGCACGCCAATCTCCTTCGTACGCCGTTCGGCCATGAACGAAGCCAGGCCAAATAGCCCCAGGCATGAAATGAAAATGGCTAGACAGGCAAAAATGCCCGCCAGTTTGCCGACTAGTGTTTCGAGGTTAAACTTGGCTGCGTAGGTAACATCGGCGAACTGATAACTGTATGGATAAGAAGGATTGTATTTGTTAAACAATGCCGTCATCTGGGCGAGGGCTTCCTGGGTTGACAGGCGGGGCGAAATACGGTACAAAAGAACGTTGAGCGACTCCGGCCTGCAAAGGAACATGCCAGGGTTTGCCCGGGTGAAGGGCGATTGAACAAGGGCGTCTTTCATTACACCAACGATTCGCAGTTGTTTACCCTGCCATTCAATAAGCTGACCGATAGGATGCGCCAAGCGCATTTGCTTCATGGCTGCTTCGTTGAAAATAACGCTGGTTGTATCGTTTTTACTCGTGAAAACCCGCCCCTGTGCCAGTGTCATGCCTACCGTTTTAAAGTAGTCTTTAGCTACCACGATGGTGCCCATTTCTATCGTTTCACCAGCGTTTTTGCCCGGCCATTTCTCCACATCGGAATGCCACCAGATATCGGTAGCCGGGCTCGATGACTGCGATACACTTTCGGCAATGCCGTTCCTGAGCAATTCATCTTTCAGGATGGTGAAATTAGCGCCCAGCTCGCTATTCATATTAGTCATCATCAAGCGGTTGACATCGTAGCCTGTCGGTCTATTTTTAGCATATTGTATTTGCTGAAAAACGATGACGGCGCTCAGAATCAATGCGATGGAACAGCTAAACTGGGCTACCACTAAAGCTTTACGAGGCCATGAAGCCGCTTTGCCAACTTGCATGATGCCTTTCAATACCTTCACTGGTTGAAAGGAAGAAAGATAAAATGCCGGTACACTGCCTGCCAGGAGAGCCGTAATCAGCAGGCAACTTAGCAGAGCCAGCCAAAACTCACCCCTGGCGTAAGGAATTGATACCTCTCCATTAATTAACGCATTGAACGCAGGTAGGGAGAGCTGTACAACGAGTAGTGAGAATAAAAAGGCCACAAACGTGAGCAGAAACGATTCGGTTAGAAATTGGCCGATAAGCTGTTGTCGTTGCGACCCAACTGCCTTTCGAATGCCCACTTCTTTGGCTCGCTTGGCAGATCGCGCCGTGGTCAGGTTAACGAAGTTGATGCAGGCAATGAGGACAACCAGGATACCAATGAGGGTAAACATACGGACGTAGTCAATGAACCCACCCGCTTCTTTTCCATTCTGGTAAGTTGAGTACAGATGCCAGTTCTGCAACGGCTGCAGGATAACCACCGAATTCATGGCATTGACACTATTAGTCTCGGTGTGTTCAATAAGGGCAATTTTAGGAGCTACCTGAGCGTATGATACACCGGGTTTGAGCTTGACAAAAATTTGAAAGGAGTTATCACTAAAGCTGCCGCTGCGGGCCAGTCGGACGTTGCTTGCTGTAGCTTCGAAATAGCTAAAGGGAACCAGAAACTCGAATTGCAACGAAGAATTTTTTGGAAGGTCTTTCAAGATACCGGTCACTTTCAAGTCATTCTGATTATCAAAGCGGACGACTTTACCCATTGGGACTTCGTTGCCAAATAGCGCTTTGGCCGTCGACTCGGTAAGAACAATGGAATAAGGATCTTTCAACGCCATACTAGCCTCTCCTTCAAGCAGCGGATACTGAAACATTTTCAGAAAGTCGCTTCCGATTTGGCCACCGTTCACATAGAATTTTTTGTCACCAACCTTGAGTCCATGAGAAGAGCCTATGTAATCGCTTTCGGCAACATAGTCAATCTCTGGTATCTCATTACGCAAGGCGTCAGCTAACTTGAGCGAGGTAGACGAAAACGTGAGCGTGTCGCCATTGCTGTTATAGTTTCGCCTTACCTGGTATAGCTGCTGATAATTTGGGAGAAACTTGTCATACGAATACTCATGATAGACCCACAGCCCAATAAGCATGGCGACGGCCATGCCAACAGCCAAGCCTGTAATATTGATGAATGAGTACCCTTTCTGGCTGACGAGGTTGCGCCAGGCGATTTTCAAATAATTGCGTAGCATGTCTGTATTTGTTGGGTATGAGTAAGCAGATGGTTGGCGTTTAATGAATCGGGGTCGTACATAGGCCAGTACTTCCCGCCAGTAGCGCCAGCGGGCGTTGGCTTTCCCCACCCGCTGCACCCGCAAGGCGTGGCGTTCGTGGAGGTCGCCCAGCACTTCTTCCCGCAGGTGCGGAGCGCAAAACCAGTTGAGCAGGCGGTCAGCTAATGGGGGCGGGGTTGGTTTGTTGAGTTTCATTGTCCAGACTGGTTAGACCCACTTCAGGATCGTCTGCGGTTCGATACGATCCCACAACCGGGTACGTACTGCCTGAACCTCACTGAGCACTCGGCCACCCAGAGCTGTTATGGTAAAAATGCGTTTCCGGCGGCCACCCCGTTCGGCGGTGGCTTCGCCCAGTACAGAACTGAGGTAGCCTTTCTGTTCGAGCCGTTGCAGAGCGGCATGTACAGCACCCGTGCTAATTGTCTGGCCTGTTTCCCGTTCCAGTTCTTCGGCAATCATCACCGAATAGGCTTTAGGCGTTAATACGGCCACAGCCAGCAGAACAACCTCTTCAAACTCGCCTAAATCACTTCGTCGCATGGGGGTAAAGGGTAAGACGCTACACTTTATTTATTTCCTCTATTTCGGTATGTCAAATGCAGTGCCAAAGAACAAAAAAGCCCTCTCCAGATCAGAAAGGGCTTTTTCGTTGAATGAATATTACAAGCTGTTGTCCAGAAACGGACAGAGCGCGGACACAATCGGACAGTTACTCATTTCGCAGACTCTTCACTGGGTTCGCAATGGCGGCTTTGATACTCTGAAAACTGATGGTGAGCAGGGCAATGCAAATCGCTACCAACCCGGCCAGAGCAGGCATCCACCACTCGAAACTGGTTTTGTAGGCAAAGCTTTGCAGCCACCGGTTCATGGCATACCAGGCGATGGGTGAGGCAATGACGAGGGCGATCAGTACCAGTTTCAGGAAATCTTTAGACAGAAGGGCTACGATGCTGGCGACCGAAGCTCCCAGTACTTTTCGGATGCCGATTTCCTTCGTACGCTGTTCGGCGGTGAACGCGGTCAGACCAAACAAACCAAGGCAGGAAACCAGAATCGTCAGGATAGAAAAGTAGAGAATGATCTGACCAATACGCTGTTCGGAACGGTATTGTCTGTCCAGATCCTGATCGACGAAACCGTACGAGATTGGGTAGTTTGGGTCTAGTTTCTTGTAAACGGCCGTTATAGCAGGCAGGGTGCTGGCGACCATACCGGGCTTTGTTTTTACCAGTAACTCAAAATAGAACTCTTTCGGCCGAAAACGAAGAATGAAGGGTTCGATGCTAACGTGCAATGGCCGAAAATGGAAGTCTTTCACCACGCCGATGATAGTGCCATCCGTTCCCCAGAATTTTACCTTCTTTCCCAGAGCACTGGTGGGTGTCCAGCCCATGCGTTTGGCGGCCGTTTCGTTGATCAGATAGGTGCCCAATTTAGACAACGTATCACTGGTTATCTGCGCGGAGAAATTCCGTCCCGCAGCCATCGACATACCGGTCGTCTTGATAAAATCAGCGTCCACGTTCATCTGTGTTATCAGAAATTCGTCTTTTGGTGTCTGGCCTTCCCATTCAATCGTTGAACTGTTTTGCATGTCGACCAGATTACTCGTGGTCATGGATGCCTGCGCTACCCCCGGCAATTGCGACACGTCGGTCTTGAATCGCAGCGCGTTTTGTTTCAGATCACCTTTGAGTCGCACGTGCAGTAGTTGCGATTTGTCGAATCCCAGTTTAGTGCTCTGTAGGTAAGACAGTTGCCGATATATTACCACCGTGCTAATCGCGAGTGCAATAGAGAGTACGAACTGGCCCACCACTAGCGACTGCCGGAAGCTTCGTCCCGTTTGACCACTGGAAAAGTAGCCCGAAATGCCCGTTTTTAGCACCGCGACAGGCCGGAACGACGAGAGGAAAAAGGCCGGATAAAGGCCGGTCAGTAAGCTAACTACGCCGGTCAGGCCAATAATGACCAGCCAAAAAGCGGGCATCTGGTAGGGAATCGACATGCTTTTTTCGGCCAGATTGTTGAATAGTGGCAGGAGCAGTTCGGCCAGCAACAGAGAAACCGACATGGCTAAGGTTGTCATTAATAAGGCCTCGCTCAGAAACTGCGTCACCAGACTCGACCGCTGCGCGCCTACGCTCTTCCGAACGCCCACTTCTTTGGCCCGCTGCGACGCCCGCGCCGTGGCCAGATTGATAAAGTTGATCACCGCAATGAGCAGCACGATCAGGCCAACCGCTACGAAAATCCGGATGTAGGTAATGTCGCTGCGTTTGCCGTAATCGGTGCCAAAGGCGAATTTGGAGTACAGGTAAATGTCGGATAGAGGTTGCAGCAGTAGGGGTGTTTCGTTGCCCGAATGATACTCCTTGAGCTGCCCCCGGAGTTTATTGGCAAAAGCAGTTGGGTCGATGGCTTTCCCGGCTACATCCGGCCGTAACTGAAGGTAGGTATGGTAGCTGTTGCTGCTCCATTTCATGCTCCATTCGTCGTTGCGTTCAAGCCATTTGAATGGCATCAGGACATCAAACTGAATGTGCGATTGCGTGGGTGGGTTCTTCGCCACGCCAACCAGCGTGAAAGTCTGGTCTTTGTTAAGCGTGATCGACTGACCCACCAGGTTTTTCTGCCGCCAGTCGGCTCCAAAAAAACGTTCGGCGGTGGCTTCGCTGAAAATCAGTTCGTTAGGGCCACGGAAGATGGTGTTCGTATCGCCCATGATGAGCGGATAACTGAACAAACTGAAAAAGCTGGGGTCAACGATCAAAAACTGCTCGGCTTCAAGGGCCTGGCGCCCTTTGGTCAATAGGCCGTGCCACTGACCAATGCGGGTGGTGCGCTGTACTTCGGGGAAGTCTTTCTCAAGCGCAGGGGCCAGCGGTCCCGGCGTAACGGCTACATCGAAAATACCTTCGGGCTGTGTTTGCCGTTCGGTAACCCGATAAATGTGCGCGAAATTTGCATTGAAGCGGTCGTAGCTCAGTTCGTCATAGACGTAGAGGGCAATGAGCAGGCAGCAGGCCATGCCCAGTGCCAGACCACCCATATTGATGGCAGAATATACCCTGTTCCTGACAAGGTTTCGGGTGGCAATTTTTACGTAATTACGAAGCATGTCGGGGTGTAAAATAAAGGTGGTCCGGCATTCCGGTGGTGAATAAGTCTGTGATTTTGGTTTAGCCAGCGGGCGTAACAGTTTCAAGGCCGCGAGGCTATACCGCCAGTTGGCGCGTCGTTCGCCTACCGTTCGACGCCAGTAGTCGTATAGTTCGAGCAAATCGCCCTGCACTTCCTCTTGCGTGTCGGGATGGCCGAAGTTTTTTAGTAGCCAATCAGGTAGTCGGGGCGGAGCGTTCTTCATGATCTTGCCAGCTGGTGCTACACATATTACTCACTTCGTAAACTCTTCACCGGGTTGGTAAGAGCGGCTCTGATACTCTGGAAACAAACCGTCAATAAGGCAATGCAAACGGCTAATAAAGCTGCCAGAACAAATACCCACCATTCAATGTCAATTCGGTAGGCAAAATCCTGTAGCCATCGGCTCATGATATACCAGGCTAAAGGTGAGGCCGTTATTGATGCGATCAGTACTAGCTTCAGAAAGTCCTTTGATAATAGCGTTACT is a window of Spirosoma linguale DSM 74 DNA encoding:
- a CDS encoding protein of unknown function DUF214 (PFAM: protein of unknown function DUF214~KEGG: sde:Sde_0330 acetylornithine deacetylase ArgE); amino-acid sequence: MLGNYLKIAFRSLSKNRGYSFINITGLAVGMTCTVLIFLAVRHETSYDLNHANGARVYRVSTENIDEHVVHSGTFTSLPDVLRNEVPEIERVVPIWREWDALLGAAGTNTQFKETAYFVDNGFFRLLDRTWIAGDPKTALTQPNTVVLTKAYAEKLFGTADAVGKTVRFANTQDLLVTGVLANHPTTTNFPLDVLVSFPTLKRIKPDYDRYAWDGFGDNFQVYALLKPGAMPQEVMGRSAAILTKYKDREAALHQRFALTALSDLHYGDNFSGRTANVTMLRTLSVIGLFVLLIACFNFINLATAQAFKRAKEVGIRKAVGSNRRSLMYQFLTEAGLITGLAVLLVILLTWLTLPTVSNTLGLPLSAADLLTLPTGLFMLLLACLTTLLAGTYPAYRLSNMAPIWALANNVLTPKRQWFTVRQGLVVVQFTVSLILISCALLINQQLTLFRNADLGFNKAGIVVVGLPNNRPDKLQALRNQLATSAQIKDISFSFNSASAESNWMQGMQYRRGVAVTPIKTQLKMGDSHYLDTYGIQLLAGEKLRDSDTTAGAFKVIANEVFVSRMGFSQPNEAIGQRVYYGDGKEFATIVGVTRNFNVNSLHQQIDPTLIQVVPNNFYQAGIKLQTESPTIEAMQIVLAQIETAWKTTYPDQLFDYSFLDDTLAKAYKAETRTAQLIETATLLAILIACLGLYGLATFTAEQRTKEIGVRKVLGATTMSVVALLSKDFLKLVLIAIVLALPVAWYAMSQWLQHFAFHITIQWWVFALTGLLMVLLTLLTVSFQSVKAALMNPVKSLRSE
- a CDS encoding protein of unknown function DUF214 (PFAM: protein of unknown function DUF214~KEGG: cps:CPS_4700 ABC transporter, permease protein) — protein: MLRNYLKIALRNLVKNKAYSAINIGGLAVGMAVAMLIGLWIYDELSFDKYHQNYNRIGRVMQSATFEGVFGAGSYMPLPLGNELRTDFADDFTYVVMSSWNKEHILAYGDKKFTKQGSYLSPEAPDMFTLKMLRGTRAGLKDPASIMLSASVSQALFGSDDPLGKLVKIDNRLNVKVTGVYEDLPYNTEFRDMTFIAPWDLYVSSESWVKQAQDNVEWNNNSWQILAQIAPNATFNAVNAKIKGLRVKHVPETAPYKAEVFLQPMSRWHLYTGWDKQGNLEGRIQYVWLFGIIGLFVLLLACINFMNLSTARSEKRAKEVGIRKAVGSVRSQLISQFFSESLLVAAFAFMLSLLLVILALPLFNEVADKQVGILWNSPMFWISGIGFSLFTGLVAGSYPALYLSSFQPIKVLKGTFRVGRFASVPRQVLVVVQFTVSVTLIIGTILVFRQIQYAKNRPIGYDRNGLITITMNTPELHDHYNALREELLRTGAVVDMSTSSTPATDLSSRNGGFEWEGKDPNFKVQFGTIAVTHDFGKTVGWQFKEGRDFSRAFSTDSAALVMNETAAKYMNLKAGSPVGMIVKWNGKPMRVLGVVKDMVMGSPFEPVYQTVFILDYGWANVINIKLNPAQSASESLAKIETIFRKFNPGSPFDYKFTDQQYALKFATEERIGKLASVFALLAVFISCLGIFGLASFVAEQRTKEIGVRKVLGASVFSLWSLLSKDFVLLVAIGFGIATPFAYYFLNNWLQKYEYRTDISWWIFAVTGAGALVITLLTVSYQSIKAALINPVKSLRSE
- a CDS encoding protein of unknown function DUF214 (PFAM: protein of unknown function DUF214~KEGG: cps:CPS_4700 ABC transporter, permease protein); the protein is MLQNYLKIAFRNLRRQKVYSFINIGGLAVGMAVAMLIGLWVYDELSFNRYHKNYNRIAHVMQNQTINGGVSTAPTIPIPLANVLRKTYGSNFKHVVLSSWTEGHVLSFGEKKFRQTGNYIEPDAPDLLSLTMLKGSRNGLREPYSILLSSSVANALFGTAEPIGKLLKIDARTAVKVTGVYEDLPYNSQFSTLEYMVPWQMNVAIRDWVKKSEQKWDNNSFQIFVQLADHADMQQVSDKIKDAKLINVSAQLAHFKPEIFLQPMSRWHLYSEFKNGVNVGGQIQFVWLFGIIGVFVLLLACINFMNLSTARSEKRAKEVGIRKAVGSIRGQLISQFLSESLLVAFIAFVIALLLVQWSLPYFNEVAAKKMTMLWSSSVFWLLGIGFTLLTGLVAGSYPALYLSGFQPISTLKGSFRVGRFASIPRQVLVVVQFTVSVTLIIGTVMVFRQIQFAKNRPIGYSRTGLLYIPTTTPDIHMHYNAFRAELIQTGAVTEIAESESPLISIWNFNGGFDWDGKDPDQQPDFAVIGVTHEFGKTVGWQFKAGRDFSSAFGTDSAAMVINEAAVKFMGIKNPIGKIIREGDLRYKIIGVVKDMVMESPYEPAPQTLFYMTNFPSNFVNIRLNPAMGAPEALDKIKTVFQKYSPASPFDYKFADAEYDKKFAAEDRIGTLALFFAVLAIFISCLGLFGLASFIAEQRTKEIGIRKVLGASVLGLWGLLSRDFVVLVLIAFGIATPIAYYVITSWLQEYAYRTELSWWIFALSGAGALAVTLLTVSFQSIKAALMNPVKSLRSE